From the Candidatus Cloacimonas sp. genome, one window contains:
- the phnE gene encoding phosphonate ABC transporter, permease protein PhnE, protein MINRIKILGIEYAIWLYVIACIGWFLLRLGSITLSGGIILLVPLLIAFIITLGKNCLGTKIIFAEMPGSFWKIELGFVVIITFIMAWVIVEVKPNAFFTQAANTQSIVSGIFNPNLKELVPMLSALVETIYLALLATIFAIPFAFVLSFFAAKNLMFHSVIGRIVYIIIRTVSTVVRSIEAIVWAIIFCVWVGIGPFAGMLALWIHSIAALVKLYSEQIENIDPGPVEAIKATGASTLQVWRYGVTPQILAPYLAFTIYRWDMNIRMATVVGFVGGGGIGLALYQQQQMLAWRNVGLIMWLIALVVWVMDMLSGYIRSKLVTY, encoded by the coding sequence ATGATAAATAGAATCAAAATTTTAGGCATTGAATATGCTATCTGGCTATATGTGATTGCCTGTATTGGCTGGTTTTTATTGCGTTTAGGCAGCATAACCTTAAGTGGAGGCATAATACTGTTAGTTCCTCTGCTGATAGCGTTTATAATCACTTTAGGTAAAAATTGCCTTGGCACTAAAATCATCTTTGCGGAAATGCCGGGTTCTTTCTGGAAAATTGAGCTTGGCTTTGTAGTTATAATCACTTTTATAATGGCTTGGGTGATTGTAGAAGTTAAGCCCAATGCTTTTTTTACGCAGGCAGCCAACACTCAGTCCATAGTTAGCGGAATCTTCAATCCCAATCTGAAAGAATTAGTTCCGATGCTATCCGCTTTGGTAGAGACCATCTATCTGGCTTTGCTGGCAACGATTTTTGCCATTCCATTTGCTTTTGTGCTTTCGTTCTTCGCAGCCAAGAATTTAATGTTCCATTCTGTAATCGGAAGGATTGTATATATAATCATCCGAACAGTTTCCACGGTGGTCAGAAGCATAGAAGCAATCGTTTGGGCGATTATTTTTTGCGTTTGGGTGGGCATTGGTCCATTTGCTGGAATGTTAGCTTTGTGGATTCATTCCATTGCTGCGCTGGTAAAACTTTACAGTGAACAGATTGAAAATATTGATCCCGGACCCGTGGAGGCAATAAAGGCAACGGGTGCTTCCACTTTACAGGTCTGGCGTTATGGAGTCACTCCCCAGATTTTGGCTCCTTACTTAGCTTTTACCATTTACCGTTGGGATATGAACATTCGGATGGCTACCGTAGTTGGTTTTGTAGGTGGGGGTGGAATTGGTCTTGCCCTTTATCAACAGCAGCAAATGCTTGCCTGGCGAAATGTAGGTTTAATAATGTGGTTAATTGCCTTAGTTGTTTGGGTTATGGATATGTTAAGCGGTTATATCCGTTCCAAACTTGTTACATATTAG
- a CDS encoding M18 family aminopeptidase, translating to MDSSIKDLLNFLTGSRSSFLASKEIQKRLESAGFIALAEDKPFKLISGGKYYLRRFGTAVVAFVVGSEPVAKAGFNLAGSHIDYPCLKLKPQSIKTDKGITKIGVQVYGSPIISSWLDRELGIAGKVVVKTTKGYKVESVDLKKPVAIIPNVAIHLNREVNKGFSYNAQTQLNALLSVNASSANPLYTAIAKELQIKEEQIVETELFLYDFAPAQLIGLDQDMIAAQGLDNLSMTHCILSALLKCEKPNKTALGIFFDNEEIGSLTSQGADSLLLDEILERICLSQSNSREDFYLALRNSFFISADVANAWHPSFAEKYDPDYAPLMNKGPVIKFDAYSRYASNAESSYRFIQLCEKVKVPYQKFVVRSDGTGGITIGPILSARLGLNTVDIGNPIWAMHSVRETGGTEDHLYLMKVLRQYFG from the coding sequence ATGGACAGTTCAATAAAGGATTTACTAAATTTCCTCACTGGTAGCAGAAGCAGTTTTCTGGCGAGTAAGGAAATACAAAAACGCTTAGAGTCAGCTGGCTTTATCGCCCTTGCTGAAGATAAACCTTTTAAACTTATTAGCGGCGGGAAATATTATCTCCGGCGTTTTGGAACAGCGGTTGTTGCTTTTGTAGTTGGCAGTGAACCAGTTGCCAAAGCTGGTTTTAACCTTGCCGGAAGCCATATCGACTACCCCTGTCTGAAACTGAAGCCACAAAGCATAAAAACCGATAAAGGAATTACTAAAATCGGTGTGCAGGTGTATGGCTCACCTATTATTAGCAGTTGGTTAGATCGCGAACTTGGCATAGCCGGCAAAGTGGTCGTTAAAACCACCAAGGGCTATAAAGTGGAATCTGTGGACTTAAAAAAGCCCGTGGCGATCATTCCCAATGTGGCAATTCACTTAAATCGCGAAGTAAACAAGGGCTTTAGCTATAATGCCCAAACACAATTAAATGCGCTCTTGAGCGTGAATGCCTCAAGCGCAAATCCACTTTATACTGCAATAGCGAAAGAATTGCAGATAAAAGAAGAACAAATCGTAGAAACAGAGCTGTTTTTGTATGATTTTGCCCCAGCCCAACTCATTGGTTTGGATCAAGATATGATTGCTGCCCAGGGACTGGATAATCTATCGATGACTCATTGCATTCTGTCTGCCTTGCTTAAGTGTGAAAAACCTAATAAAACTGCTCTCGGCATCTTTTTTGATAATGAAGAAATCGGTTCGCTCACTTCCCAGGGAGCAGATTCCTTATTATTGGATGAAATATTGGAAAGGATTTGCCTTAGCCAAAGTAACAGCAGAGAGGATTTTTATCTGGCGTTACGGAACAGCTTTTTTATTAGTGCCGATGTAGCTAATGCTTGGCATCCTTCCTTTGCCGAAAAATATGATCCAGATTATGCTCCCCTGATGAATAAAGGACCCGTGATTAAGTTTGATGCTTATAGCAGATACGCCTCAAATGCAGAAAGTTCTTATCGCTTTATCCAACTTTGTGAGAAAGTAAAAGTTCCTTATCAGAAGTTTGTCGTGCGCAGTGATGGGACAGGTGGAATAACCATTGGGCCTATTTTATCTGCTCGCTTAGGACTAAATACCGTTGATATCGGAAATCCAATCTGGGCAATGCATTCTGTTCGTGAAACAGGGGGAACGGAAGACCATTTGTATCTTATGAAAGTGCTTAGACAGTATTTTGGATAG
- a CDS encoding four helix bundle protein: protein MNNGKIRSYRDLDIWQRSMNIAEMAYRLTKKFPSEERYNMVSQIRRSADSIPANIAEGWGRKMSKEFIHYLRIASGSLRELETHLLLSERCEIVCITDIKPILAETEILSKQIWSLQYQLQTRNNKVAK, encoded by the coding sequence ATGAATAATGGAAAAATCAGAAGTTATCGTGATTTGGATATCTGGCAAAGAAGTATGAATATAGCAGAAATGGCTTATAGGTTAACAAAAAAATTCCCTTCTGAAGAAAGGTATAATATGGTTAGCCAGATTAGAAGATCTGCTGATTCAATTCCTGCAAATATTGCAGAAGGTTGGGGAAGAAAAATGAGTAAAGAATTTATCCATTATTTAAGGATTGCCTCAGGAAGTTTACGAGAGTTGGAAACCCACTTATTGTTATCTGAGCGTTGTGAAATTGTATGCATAACGGATATAAAGCCAATTCTTGCTGAAACAGAAATACTTAGTAAACAGATTTGGTCTCTTCAGTATCAACTACAAACCAGAAATAATAAAGTAGCAAAATGA
- a CDS encoding DUF1015 family protein, with translation MSTFKPFKALRPVQDKAKAIASLPYDVMDSEEARLEVQKNPLSFLHVEKPEIDLPIGTDLYDPAVYAKARENLYKYVTNGYMKQDAKPAYYIYKEVMDGRSQIGLVGLTSVDEYMDGTIKKHELTRAEKEADRIRHIDACDAHPSPVFFTYRHQDIIDQTVAKVMANKKPEYDFTSDDGIGHTLWVMDDLDDIATIQNAFAALPNLYVADGHHRTASAAKVGLKRREQFPDYKGDEEFNFFMAVIFPDSQLKIYDYNRVVKDLNGLSKEEFLAKVSEKWNVTPIPEGENFAPSKKHTISMYLDGKWYRLEPKPGTWNEKNIVEDLDVSILQNNLLNPILGIKDPRTDKRIDFIGGIRGLGELVKRVDSGKEAVAFAMYPTSMDELISIADAGEIMPPKSTWFEPKLRSGLFIHLLK, from the coding sequence ATGTCAACCTTCAAACCTTTTAAAGCCCTAAGGCCCGTTCAGGACAAAGCAAAAGCAATAGCTTCTTTGCCCTATGATGTTATGGATTCAGAGGAAGCGCGCCTCGAAGTGCAAAAAAACCCGTTAAGCTTTCTCCATGTAGAAAAACCGGAAATTGATCTTCCCATCGGAACTGATTTATACGATCCCGCTGTTTATGCCAAAGCCAGAGAAAACCTCTATAAATATGTTACCAATGGCTATATGAAACAGGATGCAAAACCAGCATACTACATCTATAAAGAAGTTATGGATGGCCGTTCTCAGATCGGTTTAGTGGGCTTAACTTCCGTGGATGAATATATGGATGGCACCATCAAAAAGCATGAATTAACCCGTGCCGAAAAAGAAGCAGACCGCATTCGCCATATTGATGCCTGTGATGCACATCCTTCACCTGTATTTTTTACTTACCGTCACCAGGATATTATTGACCAAACCGTAGCCAAAGTTATGGCTAATAAGAAACCGGAATATGATTTTACCAGTGATGATGGCATTGGACATACGCTTTGGGTTATGGACGATTTAGATGATATAGCCACCATTCAAAATGCCTTTGCCGCTTTGCCCAATTTATATGTTGCAGATGGGCATCACAGAACTGCCAGCGCAGCAAAAGTTGGGCTTAAAAGACGAGAACAGTTTCCTGATTATAAAGGCGACGAAGAATTCAACTTTTTTATGGCAGTCATCTTTCCTGATAGTCAGCTGAAAATTTATGATTATAACCGCGTGGTTAAAGATTTAAACGGCTTAAGCAAGGAAGAATTCTTAGCCAAAGTATCGGAAAAATGGAATGTCACTCCCATTCCAGAGGGCGAAAACTTTGCTCCTTCCAAGAAACACACCATCAGTATGTATCTGGATGGCAAATGGTATCGTTTAGAACCCAAACCGGGAACTTGGAATGAAAAGAACATAGTGGAAGACCTGGATGTTTCCATTCTGCAAAACAATCTGCTCAATCCTATTCTCGGCATTAAAGACCCCCGCACCGATAAAAGAATTGATTTTATCGGCGGAATCAGAGGTCTGGGTGAATTAGTAAAAAGAGTAGATAGTGGAAAAGAAGCAGTTGCTTTTGCTATGT